One stretch of Halobiforma lacisalsi AJ5 DNA includes these proteins:
- a CDS encoding DsbA family oxidoreductase, which yields MFVFLGSYSGGGGGGSSDDDDSQDGGSTDDQSQTGIDDFGGDGEEVDDSDSGAAAAGAAGAAGAAAGAGAASGAASGAGTGAGTVVEPPEEEDPEEGEDEEESEPESPEIEEPDLEESETEPEDDINEPETEEDTEEEYDFDESDDVEEDTEEEEDADKEDEEDEDEDEDKTVVVVQEVDALSAMSWGVQPVMKRVEECYGEDVEVFYKPAPVREIDPEQEKQKWRDVGQQLGMPVDPSFCDEDPPESTDLVNKAFEAAIQQYRGEDYIRALWQQGVATGHDINDREVLIDLASDLGMDRERFEDDLDEVELESGERDELPFTFMEIQGKPVPKNGRVRYTDFKTQFTFQGIDEQSPQDLQGFVEEHGPVATPEVMEVYGIQRQEAVQRLQDLDSVSSFKAGGERFWYLE from the coding sequence ATGTTTGTATTCCTTGGTTCGTACAGCGGAGGCGGCGGAGGAGGTTCGTCGGATGACGATGATTCGCAGGATGGAGGATCGACAGATGACCAGTCTCAGACAGGTATTGATGATTTCGGCGGAGATGGTGAAGAAGTCGATGATTCTGATAGCGGTGCGGCTGCTGCAGGTGCGGCCGGTGCCGCAGGTGCTGCAGCTGGTGCTGGTGCCGCTAGTGGTGCTGCTTCAGGTGCCGGTACGGGTGCTGGTACTGTTGTCGAACCACCGGAAGAAGAAGATCCTGAAGAGGGTGAGGACGAAGAGGAGTCAGAGCCTGAATCACCGGAGATAGAAGAACCAGATCTCGAAGAGTCGGAAACGGAGCCGGAAGACGACATCAATGAGCCTGAGACAGAGGAAGACACGGAAGAAGAGTACGATTTTGACGAGTCTGACGACGTTGAAGAGGATACGGAAGAAGAGGAAGACGCCGACAAAGAAGACGAAGAGGATGAAGACGAGGACGAAGATAAGACAGTAGTCGTGGTCCAGGAAGTCGATGCGTTGAGCGCGATGTCCTGGGGCGTCCAGCCTGTGATGAAACGTGTTGAGGAGTGCTACGGCGAAGACGTTGAGGTCTTCTACAAACCTGCTCCTGTCCGAGAGATCGATCCTGAGCAGGAGAAACAGAAGTGGAGAGACGTCGGTCAGCAGCTGGGTATGCCTGTTGATCCTTCGTTCTGCGACGAGGATCCACCGGAGTCCACGGACCTGGTCAACAAGGCGTTCGAGGCAGCTATCCAGCAGTACCGTGGAGAGGATTATATCCGGGCGTTGTGGCAGCAAGGTGTTGCAACTGGCCATGACATCAACGACAGGGAGGTCCTGATCGACCTGGCGTCAGATCTCGGGATGGATCGGGAGCGTTTCGAGGACGATTTAGATGAGGTGGAACTGGAGTCTGGTGAGCGTGACGAGCTTCCGTTCACGTTTATGGAGATCCAGGGGAAGCCGGTGCCGAAGAATGGCCGTGTCCGGTACACGGATTTCAAGACTCAGTTCACGTTCCAGGGTATCGACGAGCAAAGTCCTCAGGACTTGCAGGGCTTCGTAGAGGAGCATGGTCCTGTAGCCACGCCCGAGGTCATGGAGGTCTACGGAATCCAGCGTCAGGAGGCGGTGCAACGTCTCCAGGATCTGGATAGTGTTTCGTCGTTCAAGGCCGGCGGCGAGCGCTTCTGGTATCTCGAGTAG
- a CDS encoding DUF7563 family protein, translating into MALPNLRCDNCGHHVTDQYKRVFADNDGTLHACSHCRSQKENVQRSRNRRINLTC; encoded by the coding sequence CTGGCCTTACCAAACCTGCGTTGTGATAACTGCGGCCACCACGTCACTGACCAATACAAGCGAGTATTCGCTGACAACGACGGCACCCTGCACGCCTGCTCACACTGCCGATCACAGAAAGAAAATGTTCAGAGAAGCAGGAATCGACGAATAAATCTCACCTGCTAA